Proteins encoded in a region of the Haloglomus salinum genome:
- a CDS encoding DUF7318 family protein, protein MSSGNNTYGAIHRYEPPSESTAALIGIVLLTVVEVVFVGLFTYGLVAGWAMSEFGNMFLGGMLAVIFLDLAFILLLYRKEFLPDVMIVKKRRRKWEDLYVREEDMYGTDSLPDAWESVKRAVYPYYKK, encoded by the coding sequence ATGAGTTCGGGCAACAACACCTACGGCGCCATCCACCGGTACGAGCCCCCGAGCGAGTCGACAGCGGCTCTCATCGGTATCGTCCTCCTGACGGTCGTGGAGGTCGTCTTCGTGGGCCTGTTCACCTACGGGCTCGTCGCGGGCTGGGCGATGTCCGAGTTCGGGAACATGTTCCTCGGCGGGATGCTCGCGGTCATCTTCCTGGACCTGGCGTTCATCCTGCTGCTGTACCGGAAGGAGTTCCTCCCGGACGTGATGATCGTCAAGAAGCGGCGTCGCAAGTGGGAGGACCTCTACGTTCGCGAGGAGGATATGTACGGAACCGATTCGCTACCCGACGCCTGGGAGTCGGTGAAGCGCGCGGTCTACCCCTACTACAAGAAATAA
- a CDS encoding plastocyanin/azurin family copper-binding protein — protein sequence MNRREFLRTGAGATAVAAAASASTAGTASAQAAEVTVGPGGNLVYEPSEVYVKPGDTVKWVWDSDNHNIQVLSTPEGATWEGTEGPKTKTYNTGHEYEHTFETKGTYEYQCFPHAPSMAGQVIVNEEGKKPGGGGGGQKEADPKHMGVPIQAHFVGIATILAIFVSVMFTFFMLKYGESPHASGGD from the coding sequence ATGAACAGACGGGAGTTTCTGCGGACCGGGGCCGGGGCGACCGCCGTCGCCGCGGCAGCGTCCGCCAGCACCGCGGGCACGGCCAGCGCCCAGGCCGCCGAGGTCACCGTCGGCCCCGGCGGCAACCTCGTCTACGAGCCCTCTGAGGTGTACGTCAAACCGGGCGACACCGTGAAGTGGGTCTGGGATTCGGACAACCACAACATCCAGGTCCTCTCCACGCCGGAGGGCGCCACCTGGGAGGGCACGGAGGGCCCGAAGACGAAGACGTACAACACGGGCCACGAGTACGAGCACACGTTCGAGACGAAGGGCACCTACGAGTACCAGTGCTTCCCGCACGCCCCGTCGATGGCCGGGCAGGTCATCGTCAACGAGGAAGGGAAAAAGCCCGGCGGCGGGGGCGGCGGACAGAAGGAGGCCGACCCCAAGCACATGGGGGTCCCCATCCAGGCACACTTCGTGGGCATCGCGACCATCCTCGCCATCTTCGTGTCGGTGATGTTCACGTTCTTCATGCTCAAGTACGGCGAGAGCCCGCACGCGAGCGGGGGTGACTGA
- a CDS encoding DUF7319 domain-containing protein, which translates to MADSRSTPSDEAEGEGDPDADRDGSEEGESGDSSAGERSTEELRAQVEEQYDFEDFTPEDMKRMSPKEWDAAFDPDSWITGEELMDRVEADIKAAVVRRDVFARIERLHDPDRIVAYSDEGYAVVYGDGSIEGSGTVLRDVKPVVALCSMEEYEPDEMPDGELLPDPMEVPEGSGERGNLMLQLVAGVQVLAGLILLGGGLFAGGDSGPLLIVVGLGFLLIAFVLFFTVANARLSDKFRAEEYRNRLRALGMEGEDRPAFMDDLVEEHPELVEPDDDAESTA; encoded by the coding sequence ATGGCTGACTCCCGATCGACCCCCAGTGACGAGGCCGAGGGCGAGGGCGACCCCGACGCCGACCGCGACGGGAGCGAGGAGGGGGAAAGCGGCGACTCTTCGGCGGGCGAGCGCTCCACCGAGGAGCTCCGTGCCCAGGTCGAGGAGCAGTACGACTTCGAGGACTTCACCCCCGAGGACATGAAGCGGATGTCTCCGAAGGAGTGGGACGCCGCGTTCGACCCGGACTCGTGGATCACGGGCGAGGAGCTGATGGACCGGGTGGAGGCCGACATCAAGGCGGCCGTCGTCCGCCGGGACGTGTTCGCCCGGATAGAGCGACTCCACGACCCCGACCGCATCGTGGCCTACTCCGACGAGGGGTACGCCGTGGTCTACGGGGACGGGAGTATCGAGGGCTCCGGGACGGTCCTGCGAGACGTGAAGCCGGTGGTAGCGCTCTGCTCGATGGAGGAGTACGAGCCCGACGAGATGCCCGACGGCGAGCTGCTGCCGGACCCGATGGAGGTGCCTGAGGGGAGCGGCGAGCGCGGCAACCTGATGCTGCAACTCGTCGCCGGCGTGCAGGTGCTGGCGGGGCTCATCCTGCTCGGCGGCGGCCTGTTCGCCGGCGGAGACTCGGGCCCGCTGCTCATTGTCGTGGGCCTCGGTTTCCTCCTCATCGCGTTCGTCCTCTTCTTCACGGTGGCCAACGCCCGGCTCTCGGACAAGTTCCGGGCCGAGGAGTACCGGAACCGTCTGCGGGCCCTCGGGATGGAGGGCGAGGACCGGCCGGCATTCATGGACGACCTGGTCGAGGAGCACCCCGAGCTGGTCGAACCTGACGACGACGCCGAGTCGACCGCCTGA
- a CDS encoding helix-turn-helix domain-containing protein has protein sequence MPDVREAVLHIDRTQLEALGMDGLFEAATEAGIRDVQDLVWRGSSGIVLIRLENPVADGRIDDLEPIVWWERIEDDGSGTTYLCEISIPELPEEQDAITRNVRGMNERGIQVSVVGSQEDISRGVERLGEVGINARVERFADYRGPSAPLDALTDRQREVVSVAHELGYFEVPRSATPEDIAAELDLEPSTVGEHLRRAQANLIDHLLGEHGD, from the coding sequence ATGCCGGACGTTCGCGAGGCCGTGTTACATATCGACCGCACCCAGTTGGAGGCCCTCGGGATGGACGGGCTGTTCGAGGCCGCCACCGAGGCCGGTATCCGCGACGTGCAGGACCTCGTCTGGCGCGGTTCGAGCGGAATCGTCCTCATCCGCCTGGAGAACCCGGTCGCCGACGGGCGGATCGACGACCTCGAACCCATCGTCTGGTGGGAGCGTATCGAGGATGACGGTTCCGGCACCACCTATCTCTGCGAGATCAGCATCCCCGAACTGCCTGAAGAGCAGGACGCCATCACCCGGAACGTCCGCGGGATGAACGAGCGCGGCATCCAGGTGTCCGTCGTCGGGTCCCAGGAGGACATCAGCCGCGGTGTCGAGCGCCTCGGCGAGGTCGGTATCAACGCCCGTGTCGAACGATTCGCCGACTACCGCGGCCCCTCGGCCCCACTGGACGCGCTCACCGACCGCCAGCGCGAGGTCGTCAGTGTGGCCCACGAGCTGGGCTACTTCGAGGTCCCCCGCTCGGCTACCCCCGAGGACATCGCCGCCGAACTCGACCTCGAACCCTCGACGGTCGGCGAACATCTCCGCCGCGCCCAGGCGAACCTGATCGACCACCTCCTCGGAGAACACGGGGACTGA
- a CDS encoding DUF7321 family protein — MVSDALVATLVAVAVTLSLPCFLYGAWIMIDAEAVTWGVLTYHLKFIFTGLTLTTVPLVGWMFPRLFGIWGHSAQFGGYSAVHAFIGLTAYAFLLFAFTGIVRIFRAKWEHDLYHDYDEDVLLEEIGSERMSHWRSRLRVGVFGYTIFWIIAWLTGVSRFVLRYVVT, encoded by the coding sequence ATGGTCTCGGACGCCCTCGTCGCCACCCTGGTCGCCGTGGCGGTGACGCTGTCGCTCCCCTGCTTCCTCTACGGCGCGTGGATCATGATCGACGCCGAGGCGGTGACCTGGGGTGTCCTCACCTACCACCTCAAGTTCATTTTCACGGGCCTGACGCTGACGACGGTGCCGCTCGTCGGCTGGATGTTCCCCCGACTGTTCGGTATCTGGGGGCACAGCGCGCAGTTCGGCGGCTACTCCGCCGTCCACGCCTTCATCGGCCTCACCGCCTACGCGTTCCTCCTGTTCGCGTTCACCGGCATCGTCCGCATCTTCCGCGCGAAGTGGGAACACGACCTCTACCACGACTACGACGAGGACGTGCTGCTGGAGGAGATCGGCTCCGAGCGCATGAGCCACTGGCGCTCGCGCCTGCGCGTCGGCGTGTTCGGCTACACCATCTTCTGGATCATCGCGTGGCTGACGGGGGTCTCGCGGTTCGTGCTGCGGTACGTGGTGACCTGA
- the nth gene encoding endonuclease III: MGTPLPSREAQAAEVVDRLYEQYPEPEISLDFSNRLELLVAVVLSAQCTDERVNEVTDDLFETYQSAADYAEASEEQLAEDIYGITFHNNKGGYLKGIGEILVEEHDGEVPDTMSALTDLPGVGRKTANVVLQHGHEVVEGIVVDTHVQRISRRLGLTEEERPDAIEQDLMDIVPEEEWRELTHLLISHGRETCTARNPSCADCTLADICPSEKGDADVDLASGEAW; this comes from the coding sequence ATGGGCACGCCGCTTCCGTCGCGGGAGGCACAGGCCGCCGAAGTCGTCGACCGGCTGTACGAGCAGTACCCGGAGCCGGAGATATCGCTGGACTTCTCGAACCGGCTGGAACTGCTCGTCGCGGTCGTCCTCAGCGCGCAGTGTACGGACGAGCGCGTCAACGAGGTGACCGACGACCTGTTCGAGACGTACCAGTCGGCCGCGGACTACGCCGAAGCGAGCGAGGAGCAGCTCGCCGAGGATATCTACGGCATCACCTTCCACAACAACAAGGGTGGCTACCTGAAGGGCATCGGCGAGATTCTCGTCGAGGAGCACGACGGCGAGGTCCCGGACACGATGTCGGCGCTGACGGACCTGCCGGGCGTCGGGCGCAAGACCGCGAACGTCGTCCTCCAGCACGGCCACGAGGTCGTCGAGGGCATCGTGGTCGACACGCACGTCCAGCGCATCTCCCGGCGGCTCGGGCTGACCGAGGAAGAGCGGCCGGACGCCATCGAGCAGGACCTCATGGATATCGTCCCGGAGGAGGAGTGGCGGGAACTCACCCACCTGCTCATCAGTCACGGTCGGGAGACGTGTACGGCGCGGAACCCCTCATGTGCCGACTGTACCCTGGCGGACATCTGTCCCTCCGAGAAGGGCGACGCGGACGTGGACCTCGCGAGCGGCGAGGCGTGGTGA
- a CDS encoding acyl-CoA dehydrogenase family protein: MDFELPGEHRMIRDTVRDFCEAEIEPIAQEIEDEHRFPAEVFEELGDLDLMGVPVAEEYGGAGGDYLMYSLVAEELGRVSGSIGLSYVAHTSLGSKPIEAFGTEAQKEEWLRPLAEGEEMGAWALTEPSSGSDASDMDTMAEKDGDEYVINGTKQFITNANVANSVLVKAVTEPGAGYDGISTFIVDPENDDGFEVSTVWDKMGLNASPTCELQLDNVRIPEDRLLGEEGEGWKQTKKTLDGGRISIAALSTGLAQGAFEAAKEYATEREQFGKPISKFDAIRDKVVDMDRKIERARLLTHKAATMYDDGENVTRISSLAKLDASEVSREVAEEAVQTLGGYGYTEDFAPQRFYRDAKLMEIGEGTSEIQHLVIGRELGL, encoded by the coding sequence ATGGACTTCGAGCTACCCGGCGAGCATCGGATGATCCGGGACACGGTTCGTGACTTCTGCGAGGCCGAAATCGAGCCCATCGCCCAGGAGATCGAGGACGAACACCGCTTCCCCGCCGAGGTGTTCGAGGAGCTGGGCGACCTGGACCTGATGGGGGTCCCGGTGGCCGAGGAGTACGGCGGCGCGGGCGGTGACTACCTCATGTACTCGCTCGTCGCCGAGGAACTCGGGCGCGTCTCCGGTTCCATCGGCCTCTCGTACGTCGCCCACACCTCCCTGGGGAGCAAGCCCATCGAGGCGTTCGGCACCGAGGCACAGAAGGAGGAGTGGCTCCGGCCGCTCGCGGAGGGCGAGGAGATGGGCGCGTGGGCACTCACCGAGCCCTCGTCGGGAAGCGACGCCTCGGACATGGACACGATGGCCGAGAAGGACGGGGACGAGTACGTCATCAACGGGACGAAGCAGTTCATCACGAACGCGAACGTGGCCAACTCCGTGCTCGTGAAGGCCGTCACGGAGCCGGGCGCGGGCTACGACGGCATCTCCACGTTCATCGTGGACCCCGAGAACGACGACGGCTTCGAGGTCTCGACGGTGTGGGACAAGATGGGGCTGAACGCCTCGCCCACGTGTGAGCTCCAGCTCGACAATGTCCGCATCCCCGAGGACCGTCTCCTCGGCGAGGAGGGCGAGGGCTGGAAGCAGACGAAGAAGACCCTCGATGGCGGCCGCATCTCCATCGCGGCGCTCTCGACGGGCCTCGCACAGGGCGCGTTCGAGGCCGCGAAGGAGTACGCCACCGAGCGCGAGCAGTTCGGCAAGCCCATCTCGAAGTTCGACGCCATCCGCGACAAGGTCGTGGATATGGACCGGAAGATCGAGCGGGCCCGCCTGCTCACCCACAAGGCCGCCACCATGTACGACGACGGCGAGAACGTCACTCGCATCTCCTCGCTCGCGAAGCTGGACGCCTCCGAGGTCAGCCGGGAGGTCGCCGAGGAGGCCGTCCAGACGCTCGGGGGTTACGGCTACACGGAGGATTTCGCCCCTCAGCGTTTCTACCGCGACGCGAAGCTGATGGAGATCGGCGAGGGGACCAGCGAGATCCAGCATCTCGTCATCGGTCGCGAACTCGGGCTTTGA
- a CDS encoding plastocyanin/azurin family copper-binding protein, with product MTDRTTRRRLLALGGTALATTLAGCGEDGRDGGGGGADGSDGSSDAGDGGDTTPTDRPTEEPDQEILVGPGGSLVFDPAEVTVSTGATVQWTWESDFHTVTVESRPEGENWNGTGEETYDEGYTHVHTFSTAGTYEYFCQPHRGQGMVGTLTVE from the coding sequence ATGACCGACCGGACGACGCGGCGACGACTGCTCGCACTCGGCGGAACCGCGCTGGCGACCACGCTGGCCGGCTGTGGCGAGGACGGGAGGGACGGTGGAGGCGGCGGGGCCGACGGCAGCGACGGTAGCAGTGATGCTGGGGACGGCGGTGACACCACCCCGACGGACCGGCCGACAGAAGAGCCCGACCAAGAGATACTCGTCGGCCCCGGTGGCTCGCTCGTGTTCGACCCGGCTGAGGTGACCGTCTCGACGGGCGCGACGGTCCAGTGGACCTGGGAGTCGGACTTCCATACGGTAACCGTCGAGAGTCGGCCCGAGGGTGAGAACTGGAACGGCACCGGGGAGGAGACGTACGACGAGGGGTACACCCACGTCCACACGTTCTCGACGGCCGGCACCTACGAGTACTTCTGCCAGCCCCACCGGGGCCAGGGGATGGTCGGGACGCTCACCGTGGAGTAG
- a CDS encoding universal stress protein, with the protein MKVLLGVGGSDDSLRALERAVERAREASDELTVAVLDNPESAAAVDDVEERVRDTLAAADVDAAVRRLEGDPGSRLVDVAEREGFDRIVLGGGETSPLGKIQLGSIAEFVVLNASVSVTLVR; encoded by the coding sequence ATGAAGGTACTGCTGGGCGTCGGTGGGAGCGACGACTCGCTCCGAGCGCTGGAGCGCGCCGTCGAACGAGCCCGAGAGGCCAGCGACGAGTTGACCGTCGCCGTCCTCGACAACCCGGAGAGCGCCGCCGCCGTCGACGATGTCGAGGAACGGGTCCGAGACACGCTCGCGGCGGCTGATGTCGACGCCGCGGTCCGGCGGCTGGAGGGCGACCCCGGCAGCCGGCTCGTCGACGTGGCCGAGCGCGAGGGCTTCGACCGCATCGTCCTCGGCGGCGGCGAGACCAGCCCGCTCGGGAAGATCCAGCTCGGGAGCATCGCGGAGTTCGTCGTCCTGAACGCCAGCGTCTCGGTCACCCTCGTCAGATGA
- a CDS encoding GNAT family N-acetyltransferase has translation MTRDYPDTVAGPYEPPPRTFTDRADRELTIQVYGEGPRDDLEALVEMYEGYDPEDRAQGIPPAGEERIRSWLDTITDDDCHNVVAWHDDWPAGHATLVPDRGGAYELAIFVDSDYQNAGIGTQLIEGLLGHGHDIGIERVWLTVERWNEPAISLYHKVGFERTGDGSFELEMTARLVEEAE, from the coding sequence ATGACTCGCGACTACCCCGACACGGTCGCCGGACCGTACGAACCGCCGCCGCGAACGTTCACCGACCGCGCCGACCGTGAGCTCACCATCCAGGTGTACGGCGAGGGGCCCCGCGACGACCTCGAAGCGCTGGTGGAGATGTACGAGGGCTACGACCCCGAGGACCGCGCCCAGGGCATCCCGCCCGCCGGCGAGGAGCGCATCCGGAGCTGGCTCGACACCATCACCGACGACGACTGCCACAACGTCGTCGCGTGGCACGACGACTGGCCGGCCGGCCACGCCACGCTCGTCCCGGACCGCGGCGGCGCCTACGAACTTGCCATCTTCGTCGACAGCGACTACCAGAACGCCGGCATCGGCACCCAGCTCATCGAGGGCCTGCTGGGTCACGGCCACGACATCGGCATCGAACGGGTGTGGCTCACGGTCGAACGCTGGAACGAACCCGCCATCAGCCTCTACCACAAGGTCGGCTTCGAGCGAACCGGCGACGGCAGCTTCGAACTCGAGATGACGGCACGGCTAGTGGAAGAAGCGGAGTAG
- a CDS encoding 2Fe-2S iron-sulfur cluster-binding protein: protein MVDALAVALGATLTLLVIGIHFSKGTEKSIPDDIAQEVTERRAAQVPETDFAEPMNRSIGGGGAVAAVGGAEGEAAGELGDEEEEVDPSDDPSVIPDDEAEVFEVEYVKEGETVEVKENETLLEAGEDEGWDLPYACREGQCVSCAGHITNGATDDYIIHSNNEMLGQEELDDGYTLTCVAHPTDDLSLETGETP from the coding sequence ATGGTCGATGCACTCGCCGTCGCGCTGGGGGCGACGCTGACCCTCCTCGTGATTGGCATCCACTTCTCCAAGGGGACGGAGAAGTCCATCCCGGACGACATCGCACAGGAGGTCACCGAGCGGCGGGCCGCACAGGTACCCGAGACGGACTTCGCGGAACCGATGAACCGCTCCATCGGCGGTGGCGGCGCGGTCGCCGCCGTCGGTGGCGCCGAGGGCGAGGCCGCCGGCGAACTCGGTGACGAAGAGGAGGAGGTCGACCCCTCCGACGACCCGTCGGTCATCCCGGACGACGAGGCCGAGGTCTTCGAGGTCGAGTACGTCAAGGAGGGTGAGACGGTCGAGGTCAAGGAGAACGAGACGCTGCTCGAGGCCGGCGAGGACGAGGGCTGGGACCTCCCCTACGCCTGCCGCGAGGGCCAGTGTGTCTCCTGTGCGGGCCACATCACGAACGGCGCCACGGACGACTACATCATCCACTCCAACAACGAGATGCTGGGGCAGGAGGAGCTGGACGACGGCTACACGCTGACCTGCGTGGCCCATCCGACGGACGACCTGTCGCTCGAGACGGGCGAGACGCCGTAA
- a CDS encoding decarboxylating 6-phosphogluconate dehydrogenase, with the protein MELGVIGLGRMGRIVVDRVLDAGHDVVAFDVDPEAVADAADAGAEPAESVDDLAERLGDEKRVWLMVPAGDAVDAALDDLEPHVSGEDVVVDGGNSHFEDSVRRADATEAAYLDCGTSGGPAGAELGFSLMVGGPAWAYEELTPVFDAVATGPAGHDRMGRSGSGHYVKMVHNGVEYALMQAYGEGFELLHEGRYDLDMESVARTWNNGAVIRSWLLELCEEAFREEGNELGDVADHVAGGSTGTWTVQEALAQEVPMPLVYAALSERFNSRATGDGEGRFSRKLANRLRYGFGRHEVARQE; encoded by the coding sequence ATGGAACTCGGCGTCATCGGACTCGGTCGGATGGGACGTATCGTGGTCGACAGGGTACTCGACGCGGGGCACGACGTGGTCGCGTTCGACGTGGACCCCGAGGCGGTGGCGGACGCGGCCGACGCGGGCGCGGAGCCGGCCGAGTCGGTCGACGACCTCGCCGAGCGCCTCGGTGACGAAAAGCGCGTCTGGCTGATGGTGCCCGCGGGCGACGCCGTGGACGCCGCGCTGGACGACCTCGAACCGCACGTGAGCGGCGAGGACGTCGTCGTCGACGGGGGGAACTCCCACTTCGAGGACTCCGTGCGGCGCGCGGACGCGACCGAGGCGGCGTATCTCGACTGTGGCACGTCGGGTGGCCCCGCCGGGGCCGAACTCGGCTTCTCGCTGATGGTCGGCGGCCCGGCGTGGGCGTACGAGGAGCTGACGCCGGTCTTCGACGCGGTGGCGACGGGGCCCGCTGGCCACGACCGGATGGGTCGGTCGGGGTCGGGCCACTACGTGAAGATGGTCCACAATGGCGTCGAGTACGCGCTGATGCAGGCGTACGGCGAGGGGTTCGAGCTGCTCCACGAGGGGCGCTACGACCTCGACATGGAGTCGGTCGCACGGACGTGGAACAACGGCGCGGTCATCCGGTCGTGGCTGCTGGAGCTGTGCGAGGAGGCGTTCCGCGAGGAGGGCAACGAGCTGGGTGACGTGGCCGACCACGTCGCGGGCGGCTCGACGGGGACGTGGACGGTGCAGGAGGCACTCGCACAGGAGGTCCCGATGCCGCTGGTGTACGCGGCGCTGTCCGAGCGGTTCAACAGCCGGGCGACGGGCGACGGCGAGGGGCGGTTCTCCCGGAAGCTCGCGAACCGCCTGCGCTACGGCTTCGGGCGGCACGAGGTCGCGCGCCAGGAGTAG
- a CDS encoding alpha/beta hydrolase family protein: protein MDKHDGPRETADGTGTGGESESTGLSRRSILRSAGATAAGVVTMAGTASAATDGSDDPEYPSAAWFQREQANYAKTQEAPREQAEDPAFQQRWQTQSATNIADFRTRTVEEPGWNSEGNLCKEYAEQCTGDPFGYPIGTTYEEQHSYDGVERRRVVFHDSGLDSDAGGARLSGWVWAPADSDPGGDLPGVVITNGSVQASQTLYWWFADTLARNGYVVMTYDPRGQGRSDTATPDGTLGTNANSTVFVTNQVDAIDLFRSTPENRYPHNTEAPGAVPAPVAEYNPFHDRLDRSRLGIVGHSLGATGVSVVQGIPDEDWPGTVDDTNPVDAAVAWDNLTAPGESLAGFEVRPRVPAMGQSADYGLTPQPKTEPPNEDAKATAQAAWSEAGVDTYQVNVRGGTHYEWALIPTFPTTSWDFGNPMADHYSLAWLDRYLKHPGEEGFHDADDRLLADDRWRDRLSFYYRSARDFTTRNQQVRDCPDIKAGCDGPTPPGQD, encoded by the coding sequence ATGGACAAGCACGACGGACCACGAGAGACGGCCGACGGTACCGGTACCGGGGGCGAGAGCGAGAGCACGGGCCTCTCACGCCGGAGCATCCTCCGGTCTGCGGGTGCGACGGCGGCAGGCGTCGTCACGATGGCTGGCACGGCGAGCGCCGCAACCGACGGCAGCGACGACCCCGAGTACCCCTCCGCCGCGTGGTTCCAGCGCGAGCAGGCCAACTACGCGAAGACACAGGAGGCACCGCGCGAGCAGGCCGAGGACCCCGCGTTCCAGCAGCGCTGGCAGACCCAGAGCGCCACGAACATCGCCGACTTCCGCACACGCACGGTCGAGGAACCCGGCTGGAACAGCGAGGGTAACCTCTGCAAGGAGTACGCCGAGCAGTGCACGGGCGACCCGTTCGGCTACCCCATTGGGACGACCTACGAGGAGCAGCACTCCTACGACGGCGTCGAGCGCCGGCGCGTCGTCTTCCACGACTCCGGCCTCGACAGCGACGCCGGGGGCGCCCGGCTCTCCGGGTGGGTCTGGGCCCCCGCCGACAGCGACCCCGGCGGCGACCTCCCCGGCGTCGTCATCACCAACGGTTCCGTGCAGGCCTCCCAGACGCTGTACTGGTGGTTCGCGGACACGCTCGCCCGGAACGGCTACGTGGTCATGACCTACGACCCGCGCGGCCAGGGACGCTCGGACACGGCGACGCCCGACGGGACACTGGGCACGAACGCCAACTCGACCGTCTTCGTCACGAACCAGGTCGACGCCATCGACCTCTTCCGCTCGACGCCCGAGAACCGCTACCCCCACAACACCGAGGCTCCCGGCGCGGTACCCGCCCCCGTCGCGGAGTACAACCCCTTCCACGACCGGCTGGACCGCTCGCGACTCGGCATCGTCGGGCACTCGCTGGGCGCGACCGGCGTCAGCGTCGTCCAGGGTATCCCGGACGAGGACTGGCCCGGTACCGTCGACGACACCAACCCCGTCGACGCCGCGGTGGCGTGGGACAACCTCACGGCGCCAGGCGAGTCGCTCGCCGGCTTCGAGGTCCGGCCCCGCGTCCCCGCGATGGGCCAGTCCGCGGACTATGGACTCACCCCGCAACCGAAGACGGAGCCACCGAACGAGGACGCGAAGGCGACCGCCCAGGCGGCCTGGAGCGAGGCCGGCGTCGACACCTACCAGGTGAACGTCCGCGGCGGCACCCACTACGAGTGGGCGCTCATCCCCACCTTCCCGACCACCTCCTGGGACTTTGGCAACCCGATGGCCGACCACTACTCGCTCGCGTGGCTCGACCGCTATCTCAAGCATCCCGGAGAAGAGGGGTTCCACGACGCCGACGACCGGCTGCTGGCCGACGACCGCTGGCGCGACCGCCTCTCGTTCTACTACCGCTCGGCACGCGACTTCACGACACGAAACCAGCAGGTCAGAGACTGTCCCGACATCAAGGCCGGCTGTGACGGCCCCACGCCCCCCGGACAGGACTGA